One segment of Euzebya sp. DNA contains the following:
- a CDS encoding uracil-DNA glycosylase has protein sequence MAPKPLSEVVGPGWELALEPVADEIGRMGEFLRGELAAGRQFLPAPDRVFAAFQIPFEEVRVLVLGQDPYPTPGHAMGLSFSVWPDVQPVPRSLDNIFREYCDDLGLPRPATGDLSPWTHQGVMLLNRCLSVAPRSPGSHRGKGWEAITEQAIRALSMRNAPLVGVLWGRDARDTREWLLDAPAVESAHPSPMSASRGFFGSKPFSRVNAHLASLGADPVDWTLPS, from the coding sequence GTGGCACCCAAACCGCTGAGCGAGGTCGTCGGACCGGGGTGGGAGCTCGCGCTCGAGCCGGTCGCCGACGAGATCGGTCGGATGGGCGAGTTCCTCCGCGGTGAGCTGGCCGCCGGACGCCAGTTCCTGCCGGCGCCCGACCGGGTGTTCGCCGCCTTCCAGATCCCCTTCGAGGAGGTCAGGGTCCTGGTGCTCGGCCAGGACCCCTACCCGACCCCGGGGCACGCGATGGGCCTGTCGTTCTCGGTGTGGCCCGACGTCCAGCCGGTCCCGAGGTCCCTCGACAACATCTTCCGCGAGTACTGCGACGACCTCGGCCTGCCCCGGCCCGCCACCGGCGACCTGTCGCCGTGGACCCATCAGGGGGTGATGCTGCTCAACCGGTGCCTGAGCGTCGCGCCGCGCTCGCCGGGGTCCCACCGCGGCAAGGGGTGGGAGGCGATCACCGAGCAGGCCATCCGGGCCCTGTCGATGCGGAACGCGCCCCTCGTCGGCGTCCTCTGGGGCCGTGATGCCCGGGACACGCGGGAGTGGCTGCTCGACGCACCGGCCGTGGAGTCCGCCCACCCCTCCCCCATGTCGGCGAGCCGCGGGTTCTTCGGCTCGAAGCCCTTCAGCCGCGTCAACGCGCACCTGGCGTCACTGGGTGCCGATCCGGTGGACTGGACCCTGCCGTCGTGA
- a CDS encoding anti-sigma factor domain-containing protein, which produces MNVDDIHTLAGAYVLDALDPDEREAFEAYLATSPEAQAEVESLREATALLGGPVAEAPPAAMRDAVLGRIDAVRQERPVVSSAPQEAATVTPIAAARRPGGSRMTRLAWGAAAVMAAVAIGLGAVVLQLGQRVGDVERRAEQIAGVVVAADAQRVTADLPDGGVLTGLVSPATGSAVVIGHGMRELDEDQMYALWRIVDGEPLPAGELVADQPTTVEAGAVEEIGLTVEPRGPLSTPTGEVEATLPV; this is translated from the coding sequence GTGAACGTCGACGACATCCACACCCTGGCGGGTGCCTACGTCCTGGACGCCCTCGACCCCGACGAGCGGGAGGCGTTCGAGGCCTACCTCGCCACCTCCCCCGAGGCGCAGGCGGAGGTGGAGTCGCTGCGCGAGGCGACCGCGCTGCTGGGCGGGCCCGTCGCCGAGGCGCCACCGGCCGCGATGCGTGACGCGGTCCTCGGGCGCATCGACGCCGTCCGCCAGGAGCGGCCCGTCGTGTCGTCCGCGCCGCAGGAGGCCGCGACGGTGACCCCGATCGCCGCGGCCCGCCGGCCCGGCGGCAGCCGCATGACCCGCCTCGCCTGGGGGGCGGCGGCGGTCATGGCCGCGGTCGCGATCGGTCTGGGCGCGGTGGTGCTGCAGCTCGGCCAGCGCGTCGGCGACGTCGAGCGCCGCGCCGAGCAGATCGCCGGCGTGGTGGTCGCGGCCGACGCCCAGCGCGTCACCGCGGACCTGCCCGACGGCGGTGTCCTGACCGGGCTCGTCTCGCCCGCGACCGGCTCCGCGGTCGTGATCGGCCACGGGATGCGAGAGCTGGACGAGGACCAGATGTACGCCCTCTGGCGGATCGTGGACGGCGAGCCGCTGCCAGCTGGCGAGCTCGTCGCCGACCAGCCCACCACCGTCGAGGCGGGCGCCGTCGAGGAGATCGGCCTGACCGTGGAGCCGCGCGGGCCGCTGTCCACCCCGACCGGCGAGGTGGAGGCGACCCTGCCGGTCTGA
- the sigK gene encoding ECF RNA polymerase sigma factor SigK has product MSAARRHLTTVSEADAAVGAPADADALLVEVAKGDAAAFAALYDMMSPQVYGVVRRVLRDPAQSEEVAQDVLVEVWRTAPRFDRSRGTARSWVLTIAHRRAVDRVRSEQASRDREDRVGRESAERPFDAVADQVEQSLETEQVRAALDALTDVQREAIELAYYGGNTYREVAALLEAPVGTVKTRMRDGLIRLRDAMGVTA; this is encoded by the coding sequence ATGAGCGCAGCACGTCGCCACCTGACGACGGTGTCCGAGGCGGACGCCGCGGTCGGCGCACCGGCCGACGCCGATGCGCTGCTGGTCGAGGTCGCGAAGGGAGACGCCGCCGCGTTCGCGGCGCTGTACGACATGATGAGCCCGCAGGTGTACGGCGTGGTGCGGCGGGTGCTCCGCGATCCCGCGCAGAGCGAGGAGGTGGCCCAGGACGTGCTGGTGGAGGTGTGGCGGACCGCGCCGCGGTTCGACCGGTCCCGCGGGACCGCGCGGTCCTGGGTGCTGACCATCGCGCACCGGCGCGCGGTCGACCGGGTCCGCTCGGAGCAGGCCAGCCGCGACCGGGAGGACCGGGTGGGCCGCGAATCCGCCGAGCGGCCCTTCGACGCGGTCGCGGACCAGGTGGAGCAGTCGCTCGAGACCGAGCAGGTCCGCGCGGCGCTGGACGCCCTGACCGACGTCCAGCGCGAGGCGATCGAGTTGGCCTACTACGGCGGGAACACCTACCGGGAGGTGGCCGCGCTCCTCGAGGCCCCGGTCGGGACCGTGAAGACCCGCATGCGGGACGGGCTGATCCGCCTGCGCGACGCGATGGGGGTGACCGCGTGA
- a CDS encoding DUF1269 domain-containing protein — protein MSETSDPSSWPAPAPGSGASRAEDLPGADETASADGPATTAEAVADPTSRAARTGCLVALRFDDPLFAQEAMLATVRLRARGHLQVDDAAIVSKTPGGKVRIQQTKDLNAADGALSGGWWGLLAGLFLANPLIGGALGAALGGLWGKLRDVGISDDRMRELGDSLHGDEAALFLLITDAHRWHALAEARRFPARVLHTTLSADDDAALRDALGSGVTTL, from the coding sequence GTGTCCGAGACGTCCGACCCCTCCAGCTGGCCGGCTCCCGCCCCCGGATCGGGGGCGAGCAGGGCCGAGGACCTCCCAGGCGCCGACGAGACCGCGAGCGCCGACGGGCCAGCCACCACCGCCGAGGCCGTCGCGGACCCCACCTCCCGCGCCGCCCGGACCGGGTGCCTGGTCGCCCTGCGCTTCGACGATCCGCTGTTCGCCCAGGAGGCGATGCTCGCGACGGTCCGGCTCCGCGCCCGCGGCCACCTGCAGGTCGACGACGCCGCCATCGTGTCGAAGACCCCCGGCGGGAAGGTGCGGATCCAGCAGACCAAGGACCTCAACGCCGCCGACGGGGCGCTGTCCGGCGGCTGGTGGGGGCTCCTCGCCGGGCTCTTCCTGGCCAACCCGCTGATCGGCGGAGCGCTGGGGGCGGCACTCGGCGGGCTGTGGGGCAAGCTGCGGGACGTCGGCATCTCCGACGACCGGATGCGCGAGCTCGGGGACTCCCTCCACGGCGACGAGGCGGCGCTGTTCCTCCTCATCACCGACGCCCACCGCTGGCACGCCCTCGCCGAGGCCCGCCGGTTCCCCGCGCGGGTGCTCCACACCACCCTGTCCGCCGACGACGACGCGGCCCTGCGGGACGCGCTCGGCAGCGGGGTGACGACCCTCTGA
- the hrpB gene encoding ATP-dependent helicase HrpB encodes MPVGAVLDALVAGLVERRRGVLEAPPGAGKTTLVPLALAASGQVDGRVVVLEPRRIAAHAAAARMAELLGEPVGRTVGCTTGEGRAVSAATRVEVVTEGVLVRRLQRDPALEGTGAVVLDEFPERSIEADLALAFSLEVQEALRPDLQVLVMSATLDGDRVAGMLGDPAVVRSEGRTHEVQTLHRPAPAGARVGDVVAAGVREALDLHGGDVLAFLPGRREIVDAERALADLDVDVRPLYGALSGDAQRAALRPSPHGRRVVLATDIAESSLTVPGVRIVVDGGWARRPAFDPATGMSRLRTVRVSRASADQRRGRAARLGPGLCLRLWAAHEALDPHAPPAIAEEDLAPTALEVAAWGTPLDDLALLDQPPAATWAAATALLRSLDALDDDGLTDHGRAMADLPVHPRLAHMVLTSPARLRGLAADVAALLGERDVLVHGGTDLEQRVAALRGRARGPVRRRALDRVRADADRIRRRSGIDREGIDREGIDRQGGDRDGGGATVTGDDVGRLVALAYPDRVARARGRRGAFVMSGGRGAVLPPGDPLAGEPVLAVAAVDRGAAEARIHLAAALDLETVREMARHVDVVEWRDGDVAAERQLRYGAVVLSTTPLADPPREAVVAALLDGVAAEELRPLPWTRDVMGLRDRLRHLHRTRPGDGWPAVDDATLVAQLATWLGPFLPTARRRADLASAPLADALMSRVPHDLHHRLDELAPTHVAIPTGRRARIDYGGDRPVLAVKLQELMGTRETPRAAGEPVLLHLLSPAGRPLQITDDLAGFWAGSYAAVRAEMRGRYPKHPWPEDPATATPTARTTAALRRDAGPRT; translated from the coding sequence CTGCCGGTCGGCGCGGTCCTGGACGCCCTCGTCGCGGGCCTGGTCGAGCGCCGCCGGGGCGTCCTGGAGGCCCCGCCGGGTGCCGGGAAGACCACGCTGGTGCCCCTCGCCCTGGCGGCGTCCGGCCAGGTCGACGGCCGGGTCGTGGTCCTCGAACCCCGCCGGATCGCCGCGCACGCGGCCGCGGCCAGGATGGCCGAGCTGCTCGGCGAGCCCGTCGGGCGGACCGTCGGCTGCACGACGGGGGAGGGGCGGGCGGTGTCCGCCGCCACCCGCGTGGAGGTCGTCACCGAGGGCGTCCTCGTCCGCCGGCTGCAGCGCGACCCGGCCCTCGAGGGCACCGGCGCGGTCGTGCTCGACGAGTTCCCCGAGCGCTCGATCGAGGCCGACCTGGCCCTGGCCTTCAGCCTCGAGGTCCAGGAGGCGCTGCGCCCGGACCTCCAGGTCCTGGTGATGTCCGCCACCCTGGACGGCGACCGGGTCGCCGGGATGCTCGGCGACCCCGCGGTGGTGCGCAGCGAGGGCCGCACCCACGAGGTGCAGACGCTGCACCGCCCGGCGCCGGCGGGGGCCCGGGTCGGCGACGTCGTCGCGGCAGGCGTCCGCGAGGCGCTCGACCTCCACGGCGGCGACGTCCTCGCGTTCCTCCCGGGTCGGCGTGAGATCGTCGACGCCGAGCGTGCGCTCGCCGACCTCGACGTCGACGTCCGCCCCCTCTACGGCGCCCTCTCGGGCGACGCGCAGCGCGCGGCCCTCCGACCCTCGCCGCACGGCCGCCGGGTGGTGCTCGCCACCGACATCGCCGAGTCCAGCCTGACCGTGCCGGGCGTGCGGATCGTCGTCGACGGCGGCTGGGCGCGGCGGCCCGCCTTCGACCCGGCCACGGGCATGTCGCGGCTCCGGACCGTCCGCGTGTCCCGCGCCAGCGCCGATCAGCGCCGCGGCCGGGCTGCGCGGCTGGGACCCGGGCTGTGCCTGCGCCTGTGGGCGGCCCACGAGGCGCTCGACCCCCACGCCCCGCCCGCGATCGCCGAGGAGGACCTGGCCCCCACCGCCCTCGAGGTGGCCGCCTGGGGCACCCCGCTCGACGACCTCGCCCTCCTCGACCAGCCCCCGGCCGCCACCTGGGCGGCCGCCACGGCGCTGCTGCGCTCCCTCGACGCGCTCGACGACGACGGCCTGACCGACCACGGGCGGGCGATGGCCGACCTGCCCGTCCACCCGCGGCTGGCGCACATGGTCCTCACCTCCCCGGCGCGGCTGCGGGGGCTCGCCGCGGACGTCGCGGCGCTCCTCGGCGAGCGCGACGTGCTCGTCCACGGCGGCACCGACCTCGAGCAGCGGGTCGCGGCGCTGCGCGGTCGGGCGCGCGGGCCGGTCCGCCGTCGCGCCCTCGATCGGGTCCGGGCCGACGCCGATCGCATCCGCCGACGCTCGGGCATAGACCGCGAGGGGATCGACCGCGAGGGGATCGACCGCCAGGGGGGCGACCGGGACGGGGGAGGGGCGACGGTCACCGGCGACGACGTCGGGCGGCTGGTCGCGCTGGCCTACCCCGATCGGGTCGCGCGTGCGCGGGGTCGCCGCGGCGCGTTCGTGATGTCCGGCGGGCGGGGTGCGGTGCTGCCACCAGGCGACCCGCTGGCGGGCGAGCCGGTCCTCGCGGTCGCCGCCGTCGACCGCGGGGCGGCGGAGGCCCGCATCCACCTGGCCGCGGCCCTCGACCTCGAGACGGTCCGCGAGATGGCCCGCCACGTCGACGTGGTCGAGTGGCGCGACGGCGACGTCGCGGCCGAGCGGCAGCTGCGGTACGGCGCGGTGGTGCTGTCCACCACCCCGCTCGCCGACCCGCCGCGGGAGGCGGTCGTCGCCGCCCTGCTCGACGGGGTGGCGGCCGAGGAGCTGCGCCCGCTCCCGTGGACCCGCGACGTGATGGGGCTCCGCGACCGGCTGCGCCACCTCCACCGCACCCGCCCCGGAGACGGGTGGCCCGCCGTCGACGACGCGACCCTCGTCGCCCAGCTCGCCACGTGGCTCGGTCCGTTCCTGCCCACCGCTCGCCGGCGAGCCGACCTGGCGTCGGCGCCGCTCGCCGACGCGCTGATGAGCCGCGTGCCCCACGACCTGCACCACCGCCTCGACGAGCTCGCCCCCACCCACGTCGCCATCCCGACCGGCCGGCGGGCGCGCATCGACTACGGCGGCGACCGCCCGGTCCTCGCGGTGAAGCTGCAGGAGCTGATGGGCACCCGCGAGACGCCCCGGGCCGCCGGCGAGCCGGTGCTGCTCCACCTGCTCAGCCCCGCCGGCCGCCCGCTGCAGATCACCGACGACCTGGCCGGGTTCTGGGCCGGCTCCTACGCGGCGGTCCGCGCGGAGATGCGCGGCCGCTACCCCAAGCACCCCTGGCCCGAGGACCCGGCGACCGCCACCCCCACCGCCCGCACGACCGCGGCGCTGCGACGCGACGCGGGTCCGCGGACCTGA
- a CDS encoding NAD(P)/FAD-dependent oxidoreductase: MTSPTETDVDLLIIGAGPAGLYGAYYAGFRGFSVAIMDSLIEPGGQVAAMYPEKDIFDVAGFPVIKGQHLVDNLVEQAGQFHPTYLLGHRAEEMDLFDDRVEVTSHKGATVTCKAVVITGGIGTFTPRPLPDADDWEGRGLQYFVPKLDVMADKDVLIVGGGDSAFDWALNLRGIARSLTIVHRRDRFRAHETTVKEVMASDVEVLTFHEVARINGAEHIESVEVFDNRTDERRTIPCQAVVAALGFTADLGPLKKWGLEQDKRQIVVDTAMQTNLHRVFAAGDITTYDGKVKLISVGFGEAATAVNNAVPLIDPDQGVFPGHSSDRK, translated from the coding sequence ATGACCTCACCGACCGAGACCGACGTCGATCTGCTGATCATCGGCGCCGGGCCCGCAGGCCTGTACGGCGCCTACTACGCCGGGTTCCGGGGGTTCTCCGTCGCGATCATGGACTCCCTGATCGAGCCGGGGGGCCAGGTCGCCGCGATGTACCCGGAGAAGGACATCTTTGACGTCGCCGGCTTCCCGGTGATCAAGGGCCAGCACCTGGTCGACAACCTCGTCGAGCAGGCCGGGCAGTTCCACCCGACGTACCTGCTGGGCCACCGGGCGGAGGAGATGGACCTCTTCGACGACCGCGTCGAGGTGACCAGCCACAAGGGCGCGACGGTGACCTGCAAGGCCGTGGTCATCACGGGCGGGATCGGGACGTTCACGCCCCGTCCGCTGCCGGACGCCGACGACTGGGAGGGGCGGGGGCTGCAGTACTTCGTCCCCAAGCTCGACGTCATGGCCGACAAGGACGTCCTGATCGTCGGCGGTGGGGACAGCGCGTTCGACTGGGCGCTGAACCTGCGCGGGATCGCCCGGTCCCTCACCATCGTCCACCGCCGCGACCGCTTCCGCGCCCACGAGACCACGGTGAAGGAGGTCATGGCCTCGGACGTCGAGGTGCTGACCTTCCACGAGGTCGCACGCATCAACGGCGCCGAGCACATCGAGTCCGTCGAGGTGTTCGACAACCGCACCGACGAGCGGCGGACGATCCCCTGCCAGGCGGTGGTCGCGGCTCTGGGGTTCACCGCCGACCTCGGGCCGTTGAAGAAGTGGGGCCTCGAGCAGGACAAGCGCCAGATCGTCGTCGACACGGCCATGCAGACGAACCTGCACCGGGTCTTCGCCGCCGGCGACATCACCACCTACGACGGCAAGGTGAAGCTGATCAGCGTCGGGTTCGGCGAGGCCGCCACCGCGGTCAACAACGCCGTCCCGCTGATCGACCCCGACCAGGGCGTGTTCCCCGGCCACTCCTCGGACCGCAAGTAG
- a CDS encoding ACT domain-containing protein, translating to MRFALRLSLPDRRGALSAVASAIGRAGGNIVSLDVIDSVDGMAVDDVTVEADADADALRRAIEEVPSVVVEAIMRTSDFRDPTAPLELATTMVETGSGAVKLLVDGLPHALWSSWALVVAGTHLGPEIIHTAGEVPPVEGLETPWMPLDQLRRLPRAPWMPETWRAHTELELVAAPLAQRSTVVLLARERGPRFLDSEVAQLGRLARVAVRAEVLAAQNGRRY from the coding sequence ATGCGGTTCGCCCTGAGGCTGTCGTTGCCCGACCGTCGTGGTGCCCTGAGCGCCGTCGCGAGCGCCATCGGCCGTGCCGGCGGCAACATCGTCTCCCTCGACGTGATCGACAGCGTCGACGGGATGGCCGTGGACGACGTCACCGTGGAGGCCGACGCCGACGCCGACGCGCTGCGGCGGGCGATCGAGGAGGTCCCGTCGGTCGTCGTCGAGGCGATCATGCGCACCAGCGACTTCCGCGACCCCACCGCACCGCTCGAGCTGGCCACGACGATGGTGGAGACCGGGTCCGGCGCGGTGAAGCTGCTGGTCGACGGACTGCCCCATGCCCTGTGGTCGTCCTGGGCGCTGGTCGTCGCCGGCACGCACCTCGGGCCGGAGATCATCCACACCGCGGGGGAGGTGCCGCCGGTGGAGGGGCTCGAGACCCCGTGGATGCCCCTCGACCAGCTCCGCCGGCTGCCCCGGGCGCCGTGGATGCCAGAGACCTGGCGGGCGCACACCGAGCTCGAGCTGGTCGCCGCCCCGCTGGCCCAGCGCAGCACCGTGGTCCTCCTCGCCCGTGAGCGGGGCCCGCGGTTCCTCGACTCCGAGGTCGCCCAGCTCGGGCGGCTCGCCCGCGTCGCGGTCCGCGCCGAGGTGCTCGCCGCGCAGAACGGCCGCCGCTACTGA